A section of the Candidatus Tisiphia endosymbiont of Nedyus quadrimaculatus genome encodes:
- a CDS encoding MFS transporter, which translates to MDEIIQSKVILTQTHLTTEQKYTTGLLLIGTFLEYFDLMLYIHLAILLNDLFFPKTDPHAASLLAALTFCLTYIFRPVGALIFGYIGDNVGYKATIIITTFMMSISCITIANLPVYDQIGIVSTWIIIICRIFQGISSVGEIIGTELYLTEMTKPPIQYPIVALVSIFTLIGGMGSLGIASLSTSLGFSWRMAFWAGAAIAVVGTMARTTLKETPKLLKQKENSIEPTKFNMTTMLAYFLMMCGWPVCFYFAYIHCSSILKNSYGYKPEEIIHHNFILSIISLVGYSIFTYLSYKIYPLIILKIRLAIFCIFIVSCPYLLDHYKTPFALLLIQLITITFGYYSMPASPIFFRHIPMFRRCTYVSLSFALSRTLMHIITAFGLVYLIEYFGNYGLLVIMIPITLGFAFGIYHFEKLEKQAGFIPVTIQNL; encoded by the coding sequence ATGGATGAAATTATTCAATCAAAGGTAATACTTACTCAGACTCATCTAACAACAGAGCAAAAATATACTACAGGTTTACTTTTAATAGGTACATTTTTAGAGTATTTTGATCTGATGCTATATATTCATTTAGCAATTCTGTTAAATGATCTATTTTTTCCTAAGACTGACCCCCACGCTGCTTCACTCCTAGCTGCTTTAACTTTTTGTTTGACCTATATATTCAGACCTGTTGGTGCTTTGATTTTTGGTTATATCGGAGATAATGTTGGTTATAAAGCAACAATTATTATAACAACGTTTATGATGTCTATTTCATGTATTACTATTGCTAATTTACCTGTTTATGACCAAATAGGTATTGTCTCTACTTGGATAATTATCATATGTCGGATTTTTCAAGGTATATCTTCCGTAGGAGAGATAATAGGTACTGAACTATATCTGACTGAAATGACCAAGCCACCCATCCAATATCCAATTGTAGCATTAGTTTCAATTTTTACCCTCATAGGAGGGATGGGATCGCTTGGTATAGCATCTCTTAGCACTTCACTTGGATTCAGTTGGCGTATGGCTTTTTGGGCAGGTGCAGCAATTGCAGTTGTTGGTACAATGGCTAGGACAACGCTGAAAGAAACACCAAAATTGCTAAAGCAAAAGGAGAATTCTATTGAACCGACAAAATTTAATATGACGACAATGTTAGCTTACTTCTTGATGATGTGTGGATGGCCAGTATGCTTCTATTTTGCCTATATCCATTGTAGTAGCATCTTAAAAAACTCTTATGGTTATAAGCCGGAGGAGATAATTCACCATAATTTCATTCTGTCAATAATATCTTTAGTTGGCTATTCAATCTTTACGTATTTAAGCTATAAGATATACCCATTAATAATTCTTAAGATAAGACTAGCGATATTTTGTATTTTTATTGTTAGTTGTCCTTATTTACTAGATCATTATAAAACCCCCTTTGCCCTACTGCTAATTCAATTAATTACTATAACATTTGGTTACTACTCCATGCCAGCTTCTCCAATTTTTTTTCGGCATATTCCTATGTTTAGACGATGTACTTACGTTAGTTTGTCTTTTGCTTTATCTCGCACTTTAATGCATATTATTACTGCTTTTGGTCTTGTATATCTAATAGAGTATTTTGGTAATTATGGATTATTAGTTATTATGATTCCAATAACTCTAGGGTTTGCTTTTGGCATCTATCACTTTGAAAAGTTAGAGAAGCAAGCTGGTTTTATTCCAGTAACTATACAAAACTTATAA
- a CDS encoding Panacea domain-containing protein yields MHVILEKRILSCFDVANYFLVLVDREAGDTITQLKLQKLIYFAQGVSLALLDRPLFTEEIEAWEQGSVVRVLRKTFGNFKDSAIPAPSEIDFELYDKEEKELIYKVYSIYGEHTASYLRHLTHEHSIWRDAIATDNKIISKQKMSEFFKRLINPDFLLISEEDDLKITVAEDQWWMNYDSGVPAEDVTDQILQSIEALKAGKGIEQKSINNPLVW; encoded by the coding sequence ATGCACGTAATACTCGAAAAAAGAATATTAAGCTGCTTTGATGTAGCTAATTACTTCCTTGTTTTAGTAGATAGAGAAGCTGGAGATACCATAACTCAACTAAAATTGCAGAAGTTAATTTATTTTGCTCAAGGGGTAAGCCTTGCTTTATTAGATAGACCTTTGTTCACTGAAGAAATTGAAGCATGGGAACAGGGGTCTGTAGTTAGGGTGTTGCGTAAAACATTTGGTAATTTTAAAGATTCTGCTATTCCAGCCCCTAGTGAAATTGATTTTGAATTATATGATAAAGAAGAAAAAGAATTGATTTACAAAGTGTATTCTATTTATGGAGAGCATACAGCCTCTTACTTACGCCATCTAACTCACGAACATTCAATTTGGCGTGATGCTATAGCCACGGATAACAAGATTATCAGTAAACAAAAGATGAGTGAATTTTTTAAAAGACTCATTAACCCTGATTTTTTATTAATTTCAGAGGAAGATGACTTAAAAATAACAGTTGCCGAAGATCAATGGTGGATGAATTATGATAGTGGAGTTCCAGCTGAAGACGTGACTGATCAAATCTTGCAATCAATAGAAGCACTTAAAGCAGGAAAAGGCATTGAACAAAAAAGCATTAATAATCCTTTGGTCTGGTAA
- a CDS encoding IS256 family transposase produces the protein MNKKTNESIKQAVDLLIDNDTDVSTILKEGGLLKELTKRLIEKALQSEMNNHLGYDKYSCADNDNARNGITSKKLISEHGAVEIEVPRDRHNTFEPAILPKRQKRFDGFDDKVLSLYAKGMSISDIKIQLQELYSVEISEGLISQITDDVMDEVKAWQSRPLEEIYPIVFFDCLVVKVRQDKRIINKAVYVALGIDLSGKKDILGLWISENEGAKFWLGNFTEMKNRGLKDILIACSDNLTGMSEAIEAVYPKTEHQLCIVHQIRNSLKYVSYKDRKQLSSDLKPIYTAVTEEQAHLALVSFEEKWNKQYPQIAKSWYNNWDNLMIFLGYPESIRKVIYTTNSVESVNSQLRKVTNNKRVFPNDNAVFKSLYLTIDYMTKKWTMPIPNWNEAMAHLMVKFEDRLNKI, from the coding sequence ATGAATAAAAAAACTAATGAATCAATAAAGCAAGCAGTAGATTTATTAATAGATAATGATACAGATGTAAGTACAATACTGAAAGAAGGAGGTTTATTAAAAGAATTGACCAAACGTTTAATAGAGAAGGCACTGCAGTCAGAAATGAATAATCATCTAGGCTATGATAAATACAGTTGTGCAGATAATGATAATGCTCGTAATGGTATAACTAGCAAAAAACTGATCTCCGAACATGGAGCTGTAGAAATAGAAGTACCAAGGGATAGGCATAATACCTTTGAACCCGCAATACTACCAAAACGCCAGAAACGTTTTGATGGTTTTGACGATAAAGTACTATCATTATATGCTAAAGGCATGAGTATATCTGATATTAAGATTCAGTTACAGGAGTTATACAGTGTTGAAATAAGTGAAGGCTTAATCAGCCAAATTACTGATGATGTAATGGATGAGGTTAAAGCTTGGCAGAGTCGACCATTAGAAGAGATATATCCGATAGTATTTTTTGATTGTTTAGTAGTAAAAGTCAGGCAAGATAAAAGGATAATCAATAAGGCAGTATATGTTGCATTAGGAATTGATTTATCTGGTAAAAAAGATATATTGGGATTATGGATCAGTGAAAATGAAGGGGCAAAATTTTGGCTCGGTAATTTTACCGAAATGAAAAATAGAGGGCTAAAAGATATACTGATTGCCTGTAGCGATAATCTTACTGGTATGTCTGAGGCAATAGAAGCAGTTTATCCAAAAACAGAACATCAATTGTGTATTGTACATCAGATTAGAAATAGTTTAAAATATGTGTCGTATAAAGATAGGAAGCAACTGTCTAGCGATTTAAAGCCGATATATACTGCAGTAACGGAAGAACAAGCCCATTTAGCTTTAGTATCTTTTGAAGAAAAATGGAATAAACAATATCCACAAATTGCCAAATCATGGTATAATAATTGGGACAATCTAATGATTTTTCTAGGGTATCCTGAGTCAATTAGAAAGGTAATTTATACAACTAATTCAGTTGAATCTGTCAATAGTCAATTGCGTAAAGTAACAAATAATAAGCGGGTTTTTCCTAATGATAATGCTGTTTTTAAAAGTTTATATTTGACAATTGACTATATGACCAAAAAATGGACTATGCCCATTCCAAACTGGAATGAAGCTATGGCTCATTTGATGGTTAAATTTGAGGATAGGCTTAACAAAATTTAA
- a CDS encoding Rpn family recombination-promoting nuclease/putative transposase, giving the protein MVTKKSKKSKKPKHDEIVKVAMENPRVAYDFLKTHLPKDVLAIIDTSSLKVENASFIEPRLTRSSSDVLFSAKFNDQDGYIFILLEHQSTTDKFMVFRLFKYMTRICDRYLKNNPKSKHLPLIYPVVLYNGTEEYDVARNLWDLFGTNNYLAREFWLNDYQLINVHKIPDNELKERPWSGLLEFFLKYIHERDLLRRWQEIAYLLPQLTKVNIGYNYIEILLYYTLDFIDQNDKIGLDKLLTTILNQEKEEEIMGSIAQHWREEGIEKGIEIEKARSDAAIEAAREEATRAREEATRAREEATEATRAIAKNLLKAGLSIDVIAKSTGLSKSQIEDLKNHGDFRNN; this is encoded by the coding sequence ATGGTCACAAAGAAGTCCAAAAAGTCAAAGAAGCCGAAGCATGATGAAATTGTTAAAGTAGCAATGGAAAATCCTAGAGTAGCTTATGATTTTCTTAAAACTCATTTGCCTAAGGATGTGCTGGCTATAATTGATACTTCTTCTTTAAAAGTAGAAAACGCAAGCTTCATTGAACCAAGGCTTACTCGTAGTAGCTCGGATGTATTATTTTCGGCTAAATTTAATGATCAGGATGGTTATATTTTCATTTTGCTGGAACACCAAAGTACCACTGATAAGTTCATGGTCTTTCGTTTATTTAAATATATGACCCGAATTTGCGATCGATATTTAAAAAACAACCCCAAATCTAAGCATCTACCGCTAATATATCCAGTCGTGTTGTATAATGGCACTGAAGAGTACGACGTAGCACGCAATTTATGGGATTTATTTGGGACTAATAACTACCTTGCACGAGAGTTTTGGCTGAATGATTATCAGCTGATCAATGTTCATAAGATTCCTGATAATGAATTAAAAGAAAGACCATGGTCTGGTCTATTAGAGTTTTTTTTAAAGTATATACACGAACGTGATTTATTAAGAAGGTGGCAAGAAATTGCTTATCTTCTACCACAATTAACTAAGGTTAATATAGGATATAATTACATTGAGATTTTGCTTTATTATACGTTAGACTTTATTGACCAAAATGATAAAATAGGTTTAGACAAGTTGTTAACAACCATTTTGAATCAAGAAAAAGAGGAAGAAATTATGGGGAGTATAGCACAACATTGGAGAGAAGAAGGTATTGAGAAAGGTATTGAGATTGAAAAAGCTAGAAGCGATGCAGCTATAGAGGCAGCTAGAGAGGAAGCCACTAGAGCTAGAGAGGAAGCCACTAGAGCTAGAGAAGAAGCCACTGAAGCCACTAGAGCTATAGCCAAAAATCTACTTAAAGCTGGTTTATCTATTGACGTTATTGCCAAATCTACTGGACTTAGCAAATCTCAAATTGAGGATTTAAAAAATCACGGTGACTTCAGGAACAATTAG
- a CDS encoding bifunctional (p)ppGpp synthetase/guanosine-3',5'-bis(diphosphate) 3'-pyrophosphohydrolase, with amino-acid sequence MQSQDTNDLRKIADIISTKLSENDIAAKTYYRLKDPCSALNKMILKTNELTDLVAFRFIVDKLEYCYKVLDIIRGIYSVKIAEKKNYIDYPKDNGYRSLHIVTSVGNPRRDVEMQVRTNEMHDIAEFGIANHNEYKKTQAAKIRELLPSGMLNIAGINTELNKAYDIFSQFNWTIQELIAYEQAIENIYRIYQDQDSLRKV; translated from the coding sequence ATGCAATCTCAAGATACTAACGATTTACGTAAAATAGCCGATATTATTAGTACTAAGCTAAGTGAAAATGATATAGCAGCAAAAACATATTACAGATTAAAAGACCCTTGTTCTGCCTTAAATAAGATGATACTAAAGACTAACGAATTAACGGATCTAGTTGCTTTTAGATTTATAGTTGATAAGCTAGAATATTGTTATAAAGTGTTGGATATTATCCGTGGCATCTATTCTGTTAAAATAGCAGAGAAAAAGAATTATATTGATTATCCTAAAGATAATGGTTATCGTTCCTTGCATATTGTTACGAGTGTCGGCAACCCTAGACGTGATGTGGAAATGCAGGTACGAACCAATGAGATGCATGATATAGCAGAATTTGGTATAGCAAATCACAATGAATATAAAAAGACACAGGCAGCAAAGATAAGAGAGTTACTGCCTAGTGGCATGTTGAATATAGCTGGTATTAATACTGAGCTAAATAAGGCTTATGATATCTTTAGCCAGTTTAATTGGACTATACAAGAACTTATTGCTTATGAGCAAGCAATTGAAAATATTTATCGTATTTATCAAGACCAAGACAGCTTGCGTAAAGTATGA
- a CDS encoding tyrosine-type recombinase/integrase: MATYSFNLTKEAIDKIAYPKTKRDIYVDTKEDGLILIVSYGRSKVFYLRKTVYGINRKIKLGDFHNDRFEKLPNDISLVEAREKAVEIKGQINKGIHPFNKSPILNNEINHQPTKATELTFKQFFFDKYIEEHCKRKNTNWEDAIDTMNRDGDDLYDKKISAITREDIQKIFNVISNRGKYSANRFFELLRAVFNKAIDRGLLGQNPAIGIEEHEEEARERYINTKEEMSRFIKAIKASTNRQMADVFLLSLLTGARKNNVLSIKWNNINFEDRIWYIPAVQTKNRKALPIHLVEDAITMLARRKEENKTGSIWVFPSKRSRCGHLTSPKRAWKKICQLANIDELRIHDLRRTHGCLMRKAGADRELIGEALGHKDLKSTKIYDIIESDQVRTFREKAMKNLMSSKENKVTFQIETERANNNTEALHKKIEELEQQIRDLKRLCPKNCVNSKK, from the coding sequence ATGGCAACCTATTCATTTAATCTTACTAAAGAAGCTATAGATAAAATTGCTTACCCTAAAACCAAACGAGATATTTATGTTGATACCAAGGAAGATGGTTTAATTTTAATTGTATCCTATGGTAGAAGTAAGGTTTTCTATTTGCGAAAGACAGTTTATGGTATAAACCGCAAAATTAAATTAGGTGACTTCCATAATGATAGATTCGAGAAGTTACCTAATGATATTTCTCTTGTAGAAGCTAGAGAAAAAGCCGTTGAAATCAAGGGTCAGATCAACAAAGGCATTCACCCTTTTAACAAGTCACCTATTTTAAACAATGAAATAAATCATCAACCAACTAAGGCAACTGAGCTAACCTTTAAACAGTTTTTTTTTGATAAATATATTGAAGAACACTGTAAGCGTAAGAATACGAATTGGGAAGATGCTATTGATACAATGAATCGAGATGGTGATGATTTGTATGATAAAAAGATATCGGCTATAACAAGGGAAGATATTCAGAAAATATTTAATGTTATTAGTAATAGGGGCAAATATAGTGCTAACAGGTTTTTTGAGTTGTTAAGGGCGGTATTCAATAAAGCTATTGACAGGGGGCTATTAGGGCAGAATCCGGCTATTGGTATTGAAGAACATGAAGAAGAAGCGAGAGAAAGATATATTAACACCAAAGAGGAAATGTCAAGATTTATTAAGGCAATTAAGGCAAGTACAAATAGGCAAATGGCAGATGTATTTTTACTATCATTACTTACTGGGGCAAGGAAAAATAATGTTTTGTCTATAAAATGGAATAATATTAATTTTGAAGATAGAATATGGTATATACCAGCTGTTCAGACTAAGAATCGCAAGGCACTCCCAATTCATTTAGTAGAAGATGCCATAACAATGTTGGCAAGAAGGAAAGAGGAGAATAAAACTGGATCAATATGGGTATTTCCTAGCAAGAGGAGTCGCTGTGGTCATTTAACATCACCCAAGAGAGCGTGGAAGAAAATTTGTCAATTGGCTAATATTGATGAGTTAAGGATTCATGATTTAAGAAGAACGCACGGTTGTTTGATGCGTAAAGCTGGAGCTGATAGAGAGTTAATAGGTGAAGCGTTAGGTCATAAGGATCTAAAATCAACAAAAATATATGATATTATAGAGAGTGATCAAGTTAGAACATTTAGAGAGAAAGCCATGAAAAACCTAATGTCTTCAAAAGAAAATAAAGTAACTTTTCAAATAGAAACAGAAAGAGCTAACAATAATACTGAAGCATTGCATAAGAAGATAGAAGAGTTAGAACAACAAATAAGAGATCTTAAACGGCTCTGTCCAAAAAACTGTGTAAATTCGAAAAAATAG
- the trmD gene encoding tRNA (guanosine(37)-N1)-methyltransferase TrmD, with protein MSSLHASILTIFPEMFPGFLQYSLAGQALEKGIWSYNMVNIKDFGLTRHKNVDDEPYGGGSGLIMRPDVVGSCIDHVLSSTPNAKIYYPSPRGKLFNQNIAHEIIQEKQIIILCGRFEGVDERIIEEYNVTEISIGDYILSGGEVAALAILDCLIRLLPNVLLNQDTLQSESFEENGEFAGLLECPLYTRPAKWKSREVPSILLSGNHQLIRDWKSKQSLEITKKRRPDLLNIYRSLR; from the coding sequence ATGTCTTCATTACATGCATCAATATTAACCATATTTCCAGAAATGTTCCCTGGATTTTTGCAATATTCCCTTGCAGGGCAAGCCTTAGAAAAGGGTATTTGGTCTTATAATATGGTTAATATAAAAGATTTTGGATTAACTAGGCATAAAAATGTTGATGATGAGCCTTATGGTGGTGGTAGCGGGCTGATCATGCGTCCAGATGTGGTTGGTAGTTGTATAGATCATGTTTTGTCTTCAACCCCTAATGCCAAAATATATTATCCCTCACCAAGAGGAAAGCTATTTAACCAAAATATTGCTCATGAAATTATACAAGAAAAGCAAATAATAATTTTATGTGGTCGCTTTGAAGGGGTTGACGAACGTATAATTGAAGAGTATAATGTAACGGAAATTAGTATAGGGGATTATATTTTATCTGGTGGGGAGGTGGCAGCTCTTGCTATTCTTGATTGCTTGATTAGATTACTTCCGAATGTATTACTGAATCAAGACACATTACAATCAGAATCTTTTGAGGAAAATGGAGAGTTTGCTGGATTGCTTGAATGTCCTCTGTATACGAGACCGGCAAAGTGGAAAAGTAGAGAAGTTCCGAGTATTTTGTTGTCTGGTAATCATCAGTTAATTAGAGATTGGAAAAGCAAGCAATCTTTAGAGATTACTAAAAAACGTAGACCGGATTTATTAAATATTTATAGGAGTTTAAGGTAA
- the rplS gene encoding 50S ribosomal protein L19, whose amino-acid sequence MNIIEEFEQQQILKLTENKKIPDFKAGDTVKITVKIIDRTVEKDGKEKLLERFQMYEGVVIARRNSGVASSFVVRKVSHGEGVERRFMIFSPIVHSIEVVKYGVVRRAKLYYLRNLSGKAARIKEKLQVNPNKVIKKKVVA is encoded by the coding sequence ATGAATATTATTGAAGAGTTTGAACAACAGCAAATTCTGAAACTAACGGAAAATAAAAAGATTCCTGACTTTAAAGCAGGGGATACTGTAAAAATTACTGTAAAGATAATTGACCGAACAGTTGAGAAAGATGGCAAGGAAAAATTACTAGAAAGATTTCAAATGTATGAAGGCGTAGTAATTGCTAGAAGGAATAGTGGTGTTGCATCTTCTTTTGTAGTTCGTAAGGTTAGTCATGGTGAAGGTGTGGAAAGACGATTTATGATTTTCTCACCAATTGTACATTCGATTGAAGTTGTTAAATATGGTGTAGTACGTCGTGCTAAACTATATTACTTAAGAAATCTAAGTGGTAAAGCAGCTAGAATTAAAGAAAAACTTCAAGTAAATCCTAATAAAGTAATTAAGAAAAAGGTGGTTGCTTAA
- the recN gene encoding DNA repair protein RecN produces the protein MLQSLSVKNFILIDELDIEFEKGLCVITGETGAGKSILLDAILFSLGNKFSDNVIKHGCDYCTVATTFTLNNDLKKLLEQFNIECDQELLIKRIQKSGNRKKFLINDQAVTVNTLQQVADYLFELHGQNSPTTLLTPSSHINILDDYGNLLGLRDELSKHFNILQTTTKEINKVTKDKDTIEREIDYLNFVTKELKTLDYQVGEEEKLTIIRRSLQNRDKEIQATQDILSHLETPEINKSITNVQRLIARNLQGNEEFASISLNLDDCYNSLEEARIKLQNIINNFDTNEFNLDEVEERLFKIRDIARKYNISCNKIHEFVDNSNQQLNALEDKINNVKILDINKLADHKKYFELAEALSHQRSKVAKKLELAVQKELEQLKMEKAIFKVEIVSKDNIANQTDNKHFLEYRDTSQIMLCKVSDNGIDNVRFVASTNPGMQLAPIDKIASGGELSRFMLALKTCLFDKLLKETIIFDEIDTGIGGIVADKVGEKLKKLSSIAQVIAITHQPQVAGKADQHIIVNKLQLNESTKITVKNLNLQERQAELARMISGKSITDASLKAAKELLHP, from the coding sequence ATGTTACAAAGTCTTTCGGTGAAGAATTTTATTCTGATAGACGAATTGGACATAGAGTTTGAAAAAGGACTATGTGTGATTACCGGCGAAACTGGAGCTGGCAAGTCTATTTTGCTAGATGCAATTTTGTTCTCTTTAGGTAACAAATTCTCTGATAATGTAATAAAACATGGATGCGATTATTGTACGGTTGCTACAACATTTACTCTCAATAATGATTTAAAAAAGCTTTTGGAACAATTTAATATTGAGTGTGACCAAGAATTACTGATAAAACGTATCCAAAAATCTGGTAACCGCAAAAAATTTCTTATAAATGATCAAGCGGTGACAGTAAATACCTTGCAACAAGTAGCAGATTATTTATTTGAACTTCATGGACAAAATAGCCCTACTACCCTTCTTACCCCCTCCTCCCATATTAATATTCTAGACGATTATGGAAACCTTCTAGGTTTAAGAGACGAATTATCCAAGCATTTCAATATTCTACAAACAACTACTAAAGAAATCAATAAAGTCACAAAAGATAAAGATACTATAGAACGAGAGATAGATTATTTAAATTTTGTAACCAAGGAATTAAAAACTCTTGACTATCAAGTAGGAGAAGAAGAAAAACTTACCATTATAAGACGCAGTTTACAAAATCGTGATAAAGAAATACAAGCAACTCAAGATATATTATCACATCTTGAAACTCCTGAAATTAATAAGTCCATTACTAATGTTCAACGTTTAATAGCCCGTAACTTACAGGGAAATGAAGAATTTGCCTCTATTTCATTAAATTTAGATGATTGTTATAATAGTCTAGAAGAAGCACGTATAAAATTACAAAACATTATTAATAACTTCGATACAAATGAATTTAACTTAGATGAAGTGGAAGAAAGGCTGTTTAAAATCCGTGACATAGCACGAAAATATAATATTTCTTGCAATAAAATACATGAATTTGTTGACAATTCTAACCAACAATTAAATGCCCTAGAAGATAAAATTAATAACGTTAAAATCCTAGATATTAATAAGCTAGCTGACCATAAAAAATATTTTGAACTAGCTGAAGCTTTATCGCATCAGCGTTCTAAAGTAGCCAAGAAGCTAGAGTTAGCTGTGCAAAAAGAGCTTGAACAACTTAAAATGGAAAAGGCAATTTTTAAAGTAGAAATAGTATCTAAGGATAATATTGCAAACCAAACTGACAATAAGCATTTTTTAGAATACAGGGATACTTCTCAAATAATGTTATGTAAGGTATCAGATAATGGTATCGATAATGTGCGTTTCGTTGCCTCAACTAACCCTGGTATGCAACTTGCTCCTATTGATAAAATTGCTTCTGGTGGTGAATTATCAAGATTTATGTTAGCGCTAAAAACTTGTCTTTTTGATAAACTACTTAAGGAAACTATTATTTTTGATGAAATAGATACAGGAATTGGTGGTATCGTAGCCGATAAAGTAGGAGAAAAACTAAAAAAGCTTAGCTCTATTGCCCAAGTTATCGCAATTACCCACCAACCGCAAGTGGCAGGTAAGGCAGATCAGCATATTATCGTTAACAAGCTGCAATTGAATGAAAGCACTAAAATTACTGTAAAAAATCTAAACCTTCAAGAGAGGCAAGCTGAACTTGCTCGCATGATCTCAGGCAAATCTATCACCGATGCGAGCTTGAAGGCGGCTAAAGAGCTTCTACATCCTTAG